The nucleotide sequence GGCACGGCCGGCACCCTACGCGTGTGCGATCCGAATCGCTTCGACGACCCCTGTTTCTTCAGCCCGGCGGGTTCCGACAAATTTGATCCCGTGCCGATGACGCACGCCGAGGGACGCGGTCGCGGCAGCGGCGTCGCCGACATCGGTCATGCCCTGCGCAGCGGTCGTCCGCACCGCACCGATGGCCGGCTCGCGCACCACGTGGTCGAGCTCATGGAAGCCGCCACGCGTTCCAGCGACGAAGGTCGTCACATCACGATCGAATCCACCTGCGACCGCCCCGCCCCCGTCCCCGCCAACATCGCCTCCAGCGTCTTCGAGGACTAGGATCTAACGCCAACGCGCAAAGGCAGCAGAGCTTCACCAAGTATCGGATGGGTTTCCGGCTTGGCGTCTCTCTGCGCTCTTCGTGTCTTCGCGTTAAAATTTCTCCGCTCAGCTCCGGCCGATGCCGAGTTTGCGGTCGAGCGAGTATTTGCCGGGGCCGGCCAGGAACAACGTGAGGTAGGCGAACGCGAACAGGAAGGCCGTCTCGCCACCGTGCGGGGCACGGAAGCCCATGTGGTGATGGAAAATCCACGCCACCATCATCACGGAAAACAAGACCAACGACTGCAGCCGCGTGACCAGACCGAGCGCAATCAGGATGCAGCCAAATGTCTCCGACCACGCAACGATAACGTAACTCAACTCGCTCGAAATCCCGAGGTAGTTGGGGAACGTGTGAAACTCCGCCTTGGCCCCCGCGAGGGAAAACCAGTTGGGCAATCCAGCGGAATCATCCTGCCAGCCGGTGAGCTTTCCCCAGCCGTGGTAACGGATCATCACAAAGGAAAAAGCGACGCGGTATAGCAGCAGACCGAGGTCGGCGTTGAGCGGGATGAGATTCAGGCCGAGGTATTTTTTCATGGGGTAAAGATGACCGATCGTGCCGCGACGAAACGGGGAAGCAATTCCGCCAGTTTCGTCCGTTGAGCATGAAAACCGACCGCACCGCGCGGACGTCGCAGGCAACGCCCCTACCTGCGGAGCCCGCGTCTGACGGAGAATCCCGGCGGCATCCGCTCGCCATGTCGCGAAACCTATGCGTTGGTTTTCGCTCCTGTCACCATGCCTCCGATCGTTCTACTCATCATTGGTCTCGCTATTCTCACCCTCGGTGCGGAGTTGCTCGTGCGTGGGGCATCGGCGCTCGCGCTCAAACTCGGTCTCACGCCGTTGGTCATCGGTCTGACGGTCGTCGCGTTTGGCACCAGCGCGCCGGAATTGGTCGTCAGTCTGCAAGCCGCCCAACGCGGGGCCGCGGCCATCGCGGTCGGCAACGTCATCGGCTCCAACTTGTGCAATCTCGCGCTGATCATGGGCCTGTGCGCCTTGGTCAAACCGCTCACCGCCAGCCATGCGGTGATCCGCCGCGAGGTGCCGTTGCTCATCGGCGCGACCCTGCTGGGGGGCGCGTTTTTGTGGAACGACCATCTCGGCGTGGGCGAGGCTGCGTTGCTGTTCATCGGATTGCTCTTTTACACCGGACTCACGTTGCGGTCGGCCAAGCAGGATCCCGATCAATCACTCGGCGCCGACGTGCCCAAACCCATCTCCCTCCCACTCGCCGTCGTGGGCGCGCTCGGTGGTCTCGGTCTGTTGCTCTACGGCTCGGATCTCTTCGTCGACGGGGCCGTGACGCTCGCCCGCGAGTGGGGTTGGAGTGAAACCGTGATCGGCCTCACGATCGTGGCGATCGGCACGAGTCTGCCGGAACTGGCGATCTCAGTCGTCGCGGTCTCGAAGGGCGAACACGATGTGGCGGTCGGTAATCTGGTGGGTTCGAGTTTGTTCAACATCCTCGGTATCCTCGGCGCCGCCGGCTTGGCCAGCGGCGGCACCGCGGCGGCGTTGCAACACGTCGATCTCCTCGTGCTTGTCGTCATCACCGTCGCCATTCTACCACTCGTGCGCACGGGCGGACGCGTCGACCGCTGGGAAGGCGCCGCCCTCGTCGTCGCCTACCTCGGCTACACCATCTGGCTGGTGCGCGGCGCGGGCTGACGCCCATGCCCTCAGGTAAAGCCCCACATCGGCCGCCCGCTCGCGGGCGCATTTACGCATGACCGCCGCCGGGCTGGCTTTTCGGTCCGGGAGTTGCTGAAATTTGATCATGCAGGTGTTACCTCCCCAAGAAGACCCGGAAGATCTGGGCCCGTTTCAATTCGGTGTATTGGTGCTTTCGCTCGTGTTGCTGGCCGGATTGGGCGCGGAGTTGGCCTTCCAGGTTCCGGAGGAAATCCAACGCCTCGTCTTCTACATTGATACGACAATCTGTGGTCTGCTCTTCATCGATTTCGCCATCCGCTTCGCCAAGGCCGATTCCAAGTGGCGGTTCATGAAGTGGGGCTGGTTTGATCTGTTGGCGGCGGTGCCGGCGATCGAGGCCTTTCGCATTCTGCGCGTGGTGCGCGTCGTGCGCCTGCTCATCGCCATCCGGTCCGTGCGCCGCCTCTACAAGATCCTGTGGGAGAGCAAAACCAGCGCCGGCCTGACCGGCATCCTCGTGTTCACCTTCCTCGTGATTTCGTTTGGCTCCACCGGCATCCTCATCGCCGAGCTCGACGAACCCGAAGCCAACATCCAGACCGCCAACGACGCGCTGTGGTGGAGCATCACCACCACCACGACCGTGGGTTACGGCGACAAATATCCCGTCACCACCTCCGGCCGTATCATCGCAACCTTCGTGATGATCGCGGGCATCGGACTCTTCGGCACCCTCAGCGGTGTCGCCGCCAGTATTTTTCTCGGCGACGACAAGGATGAACCCGCCTCACGCGAAGCCCAACGGTTGATGTTGGAACAGCTGAAAGCCATGCAGGGGGAGATTCGTGAACTACGGGAGCAGCAGCCGGCACCAGCTTCGACGCACAAGCCGCCCGCCCAAACCTGATCGATTTCGTGTGCCAGCCAGCCGCGCGTGTTCCATCCACCACGCCGACGCGTTCCGGTCTTCGCGAGCGAAGCCCTACGCCAGCAGCACGCTCCATCCTGACGTAGGGGCGTCGCTCGCGACGACCGCACGCGTCCCCCCCACCACGCCGACGCGTTCCGGGCTTCGCGAGCGAAGCCCCTACCCCAGCAGGACGCTCCATCCTGACGTAGGGGCGTCGCTTGCGACGACCGCGAACTTGCCCAGACGATTCGCCTCATCACAATCCTGACCATGCCGACCGGTCCTCAGCGGCAAACTGCCCGCCTTTTGCTCGGCCGTGTTTCGGCTCCGGGCGCGGTGTATTTTGTGACCATGTGCACCAGCAAGCGCGCTCAGGTGCTCACCCTCGCCCATAACCTCTCCTCCGTGCGTTCCACATTGGCCGATACGTTCAGCCACGACAACTCATTGCACGCCGCCTGTGTGATGCCCGACCACGTTCATCTCCTGTTCACTTTGGGCAAGCGCCTCACTGTCGGCCAGGTGATGGGCAAATTTAAGGCATCCGTCCGCCGCCGCTCCGACAAACTGTGGACGTGGCAACGCAACGGTTTCGAACACCGACTGAGAGAAACCGAAAGCGAAGCGGACTACGCGTTCTACATTTTCATGAATCCTTACCGAGCGCACCTCGTTCCTATTACTACTGCGTGGTCTGGATGGTTATGCGAGGACCCCCTGCGCTATCGATTCCTCGCCGGTTTGAAACCAGACGGCACGCCCCCGCCGGAATGGCTCAACTACGATAAATCAATCGCCGCCAAAATCGACCGCTCTTCGTAGGGGCGTCGCTCGCGACGACCGCTCGCGTTCCCCCCACCACGCCGACGCGTTCCGGTCTTCGCGAGCGAAGCCCCTACCCCAGCAAGACGCTCCATCCTCCCGTAGGGGCGTCGCTTGCGACGACCGCGCTTCATCCTGCTTAGCCACGCCCACCGCAGCGGCGCTTTCGGCGAAAGCGCCCTACCTTCAACCGCGCTCCAGCCCATCACGACACCACGCCGCCGCGTTCCGGGCTTCGCGAGCGAAGCCCCTACCCCAGCAGGACGCTCCATCATGACGTAGGGGCGTCGCTCGCGACGACCGCGCTTCATCCACCAGCACCCCCGCGTTCACTCCACACACCCTGAGTAAAACCGTTGGGCGTCCCCACCCCACGATGATCTCGGTTTCAGATTCTCAAAATTTTCTGTAACCCGACGCCGGCTCCGCGGGTATCTCTCCTTGACATTCTACAGGAAGAAGGTCGTTCATGTAGACAATCTAGGAAAGTCCCATTGGACCCGATTTCCGACCTGCCCCTTATTTCCCACTTCAAACTTCTTACTTACCAGAATGGCCAAAACTGACCTCCTGCAAGGCACGCTCGACATGCTCATCCTCAAATCGCTCCAGCTGGAGCCGATGCACGGGTTCGGCATCAGCGTGCGCATTCGCCAAATTTCTTCCGAGGTGCTCCGTGTCGAGCAGGGGTCGCTCTACCCGGCTTTGTATAGGCTGGAGGAGCAAGGTTGGATCACGTCCGACTGGGGCATCTCGGAAAACAATCGCAAGGCCAAGTTCTACGAGATCACGAAGCTTGGCCGCAAACAACTCGAGCGCGAAACCGCCAACTGGGCTCGCCTCTCCCTCGCCATCAATACCGTCCTTGGTGCCAAGTTGGAGGACCTCGGATGAGTCGCGGAACGGGGTTCGGGCAGCGCATCAAACGCGCCCTTTTCCGCCGACGCTTTGAACGCGACATGGCGGCGGAAATGCAGGCTCATATCGAACTCGAAACCGCCCGCCGCATCGCCGCCGGCGAAGCCCCCGTCACCGCCCAGCGTCGCGCCGCCGCCGACTTCGGCTCCGTCGACGCGCACCAGGAGCACGTTCGCGACGGCCGTTTCGCAGCGTGGTTCGATGAAACTTTTCGCCAAACCCGCCACGCGTGGCGGGGGCTGCGCAAGTCACCCGTGTTTACGCTTATCGCGGTGGGCACCATCGCCATCGCCATTGGTGCGGGAACGGCCGTGTTCTCTCTCGTCAACGCCATCCTGCTGCGGCCTCTTCCCGTGCCGGCACCGTCCGAATTACGGGTGTTGCACTGGAGCGGCACCGACGTGCGCATGCGCTCCATCAATCGCACGTTCTCGCGCACCGTTGGCGATGTCACCGAACTCGAATCGGTCAATCATCCCACTTTCGCCGCCTTGCGTGAAGGTGCGTCCGGAGTCGCCGAGGTATTGGGCTATTTCCCTTTGCGCGAACTCACCGCTCAATCCGACCACAACGCCTTCGCGTCCACCGGCATGATGGTGTCGGATAATTTTTTCACCGGCTTGGAGGTGCAATCCCTGCTCGGTCGCACGCTGCTCCCCGGCGACGAGGCCACCGGCGCTCCGCTCGCCGTCATCAGTCATGGCGTGTGGCAGACCCAATTTGATGGCGATCCGAACGTCTTGGGAAAAGTGCTCCGCATGCACGGCGTCCCTCACGAAATTGTCGGGGTGCTGCCGCCGGAGTTTGAAGGCATTCGTCCGGGTCAATCCACCGGCGTTTATATCCCGCTGATCGAAGGCTCCCCTTTCCTGTATGTAGGATTTGGTGACGACTGGCACTGGTTCATCCGCCTGCTCGCCCGGGTGCGACCCGGGGTGAGCGACGCCGAGTTGACGAGCCGTCTCGGCCCCGTCTTCGCGTCGTTCACGGACGGCTACATGACCGACCCGCGCATCGTGGCCCACGACGGCACGAGCGGACTCGGGTTTGACCGCGAGACCTACCGGACGCCATTGCAACTCATGCTCGGCATCACCGCTCTGGTCATGGTGGTGGCCTGCGCCAACCTCGCCGGGCTTTCGCTCGCTCGCGGTGCGGCCCGCCAACACGAGCTCGCCGTCCGTCATGCCTTGGGCGCCGGACGACGACGACTGATGGGGCAAGCTTTCTGCGAGAGCGCGGTTTTGGCTGGAACCGGCGGGGCTGGAGGCGTGCTGCTCGCATGGTGGATGCAGGGCGCCTTGTCGAAGTTGTTGGCGGGAACGGGAGAGGGTTTACACTATGCCCTCCCGCTCGACGGACGCGTGCTCGCCTTCGCTCTCGCGTCGGCCGGGCTCACTGCCTTGCTCGCCGGCATCCTGCCCGCCTGGCGCGCCGGCGGCACCGATCCCTTGCACAGTCTGCGCTCCCGCGGAGCCATCGGTGAGCCGCGCTTGCGCCTCGGTCGCGCTTTGATTGTCGCTCAGATCTGCCTGTCCCTTGTCGTTCTTGCCGGCGCCGGCCTGGGCCTACGCAGTCTGCTCAACCTGCAACGCATCGATCCGGGCTTCGCCACCGATGGCACGCTGCTCTTCCGTCTCAATCCGGCCAGCGCCGGCTACGACGACTCCGCCCGGATGGCTTACTACGATCGTGTGCAGGTGGCGCTTGATGCTCTGCCCGGCGTGCAGCACGCGGGTCTTATGCAGTTCCGCCCGCTGACCGATGAGGTCTCGGTCGGCGGAGTTGAACTCACATCCTTGGCCGATCCTCCCATCGCGGGCGGTTATACTTATCGGCAGATGGTCAACGCCCGCTACTTCGACGTGATGGACATCCCCGTGGTGGCCGGTCGCGCCATCGCGGCGAGCGACACCGCCGACGCGCCCAAGGTTGTGGTAGTGAACGAGACCTTTGTTCGCCGCTACCTCGCGGGGCGCGATCCGCTCGGCCATACCCTCGCTATGTGGGACGCCGAGTGGCGTATCGTCGGGGTCTGCGCCGACACGGTTTTCGACGACGTCAAAGCCGAGCCGCCGCCCGCCTCCTACTATCCGGCCGCCCAACGGTTTTATGGCCGCTTCGCCGCGACCGCCGTCGCATCCGCCTCCTTTGCGGTGCGGTCCCATTCGTCGGCGGATGCGCTCGCGCCGCTGATTCGTCGCACCGTCGCCGCCATCGATCCCGCCGTGCCCGTTATGGACGTTACGACCCAAGCCGCGCTGCTTGCACAGAACCTCGGTCGTGAACGCATGATTGCGGTCCTCGGCTCGGCGCTCGCCGCCCTCGCCCTCGTGCTCTGCGGCATTGGTCTCTACGGTCTCATCGCCTACGACGTCACCCGGCGTCGTGGGGAGATCGCCATTCGTATGGCCATCGGTGCCCAACGCGCCGACGTCGCCCGCCCCATCGTGGGGCAGGCGCTCCTCTTGGCCGGCATCGGCGTGGTCATCGGACTCCCGGTCATGTTCGGCGCGACGCGTCTGATTCAAAGCCAACTGCATGGCATCGCCCCGCACGACCCGGTAACGCTCGTTACGGTGGTCGTGGCTCTGGTCGGCGTTTCCACCCTGGCTGCGCTCGCGCCCGCTTGGAAGGCCACCCGGATCGACCCCATCACCGCCCTCCGGAACGAATAACCCCGCCCCACCCGCCATGAGCAAACTCTCCGGCCTCCGCACCCGCCTCCGGCGCGCGTTCCAGCGCCGCGCCATGGACCAACAAATGCTTGATGAAATGAAAGATCATCTCGATCAGGAAACCGCCCGCCGCATCGCCGCCGGCGAAGACCCCGCCACCGCCCGCCGCCGCGCCGCCGCCGCCTTTGGCTCCGTCGACGCCCGCGTCGAAGAGGTGCGTGAAAATCGCCTGGGGTCGTGGTTGGAACAACTTTGGCAGGACCTGCGCTTCGCTGCTCGTCAACTTCGCAAATCTCCCGGCTTCACCCTCGTGGCCGTGGCCACCATTGCCTTGGGGGTCGGAGCGAACACCGCCATCTTCAGCGGAGTCGACGCCGTGCTGCTACGGCCCTTGCCCTATCCCGACGCGGATCGATTGGTCCGCGTGTTTGAGACCGTGCCGAAGGGTGGTGGCAACGCCGTCTCCGGTGGTGCGTTCGTCGACTGGTATAAACATCAAACGCAGTTCGAGGGTCTCTTCATCGCGGCCGGTGAACAGGTCGATTTGACGGGATCCGGTGCACCGGAAAAAGTTTCCGCCGCCTCCGTTTCATCCGATTTTGACGAAGTGCTGGGACTGGCCCCCGTCGTGGGACGACATTTTACGGCGGCCGATGACGAAGTGGGCGGACAGAACAATGTCGTCATGATCAGCGAGTCTTTCTGGCAGACACGATTCGCCGGTTCCCCCAACGCCATCGGGCAACTCATCACCTTGGACGGTGTCCCGCGGGAGATCATTGGTGTCGTGCCCCACGGCATGTGGCATAGCCGGGAGACCCAATTGTTTTTGCCCCTGGTGCTCACCCCCAACAACTACCGAACCTCCTTTGATGTGCACATGGGGCGGGTGTTCGGACGGCTGAAACCGGATGCCTCCCTCACCAGCGCGGTAACAGAACTCCGCGCCATCAAATCAAGTCTCGACGCCACCTACCCCGAATGGATGCACACGTGGGGAGTCGGGGCAGAACCGATGCAGGACATGTTCGCCAAGAACCCCCGGCCGTTTCTGCTCATGCTGTCCGCGGCCACCGCGCTGGTTCTGCTGATCGCTTGCGCCAATGTCGCCAACCTGTTGCTGGCGCGGTCCGCCACCCGTCAACGGGAAATCGCCCTGCGCGCCGCTTTGGGTGCCAGCAGCGGACGCATCGTTCGGCAAGTGCTGACCGAAAGCACGTTGCTCGCCTTGATCGGTGGTGGGGCCGGCCTGCTCGTCGCCTTCGCCAGTATTCGCGTATTGGCCACCGCCAGCGCCGATCTGCTGCCCGCCACCATGGTGCCGCAACTCGACCTGCGCGTGTTGGGATTCGGCCTTTTTTCCAGTATTCTGATCGGACTTATTTTCGGGATCTTCCCCGCGCTGCGGGCGCGGAATCCCGATCTCAATCACAGCCTGAAATGCGGCACCAGCAACGCGACCGATGGCGGTCGATCCCGCAGCCAGTCCAGTCTCGTGATCGCGGAAATCGCCCTTACCGCGGTGCTGCTGGTGAGCACCGGACTGCTTGTGCGCGGCATGGTGCGCACGGTCACCGCCGATCCCGGCATCACCGCGGAAAACGTTTTAATGTTCGAGCTTACCCCTCCCTACTCCGGGGGTTATGCCAGCCCCACCCAACGGATTGAATTTATCCAGCGAGTGCGCTCTGAACTCCTGGCGGTTCCCGGTGCCGTCGCTGTCGCCAGCGCCGACGACCTGCCATTTGGGGACAGTGGCCAGGGTTACTTCATCAGTCGCGAGGATGCCCCGGAAACCCGTCAGGACCGCACCGGCCGGATAAAGTATGTATCCCACGGATACTTCGATACCCTCGGCGCGCGCATCGTGCGTGGACGCGCCATCTCCTCCGCCGACAATCGCCTCGAGGCGCCGGATGTCATGGTCATCAACGAAACCATGGCGGGCCAACTCTTCGGTCCGGATACGGATCCATTGGGCAAACTCGTCCACGCCAAAGACCAACCGTGGGAAGTGGTGGGCGTCGTGTCCGACATCCGTATCGACTCTCTGACTACAGATCCGCAACCCACCTTCTTTGTGCCCCACACGGAATTCGTCTGGTGGTCGGGCTTCATCGTCCGCACCCAGGGAGATCCGGCCGCGATGCTGCCAGCACTTTCCGCCGCCGTGCATCACATCGACCCCAACCTGCCCTTGGCCCGTGTGCAGACGCTCGAACATGCCATGGGCGAAGCGCTCGGTCCGCAACGACTCACGCTCAATCTCATCGGCGTGTTCGCCATCATGGCCCTTTCACTCGCGGCCATCGGGCTCTACGGGGTCATGGCCTTTGCGGTAGCCAACCGTCGTCGGGAACTCTCCATCCGTGTCGCTCTCGGTGCCGCCCGTGCCGACATCATGCAGCTCATCCTCCGCCACGGCGGACGCCTCCTGCTCATCGGCCTGGGTCTCGGCTTGGTCGCCGGTATCGGCGCCGCGCGCGTCGCCGCCAACCTCATGACCAATGTCTCCGCCACCGACCCGCTCGTCTTCATCGTCGCCGCCCTCCTCCTCGCCTTCGTCACCGCCCTCGCCTGTTACCTCCCCGCCCGACGCGCCGCCAAAGCCGACCCCATCCAGGCGCTGCGATCAGACTGAACCATCCCGCCACACCTTAAAAATCGTGAATTTCGCCATGCGTCACTACGCCCGCCTTGTGACCGCCGTGCTCCTGACCTCGTGCCTGATCTCGCCCTCGGCCACCGCCTGCACCATCCTCAGCGCCGTGGCGCCCGATGGCCAGGTCTGGACGGGCAACAATGAAGACGGTCCGCTCGACGTGCCCCTTTACCTCAACGTCTTTCCCCGGACCGACGACACCCGCTTCGGCTACTTCACGTTTACTTATGATTCACCCCGAGCCGGCATTCAGGGCGGCATGAACGAGGCGGGTTTGACCTACGACTTTAATGCCCTGCAACAGCCTTATCCCTTGAAGGACCCGGCGCGGAGAAATCCATACCCCGGTGGGGATGATGCCATCCTCGGTCATTTGCTCGCCTCCGCCTCCACCACCGGGGAGGTGGTGCGTTTCTTTGAAAACTACTGGTTCACCGAAGGATTCGAACGGGCCCAGATGCATGTGGCCGACAAACACGGCACCCTCGCCATCATCAGTCCCTCCGGTTCGCAGGTGTTCACGCGCGAAGAGACTTTGGTCACGACCAACTTCAATGCCATCACCGGCAACAACGGCTCCAGGTGCTGGCGCCACCCCGTCGCCACCCGCCTGCTGGCCGAGTCAGAGGCAGGTCTCGCCACCATCACCGAGGTCTGCCGCCGCACCGCCCAGAACGGCGACGGCTGGGGCACGCTCTATTCCAACGTGCAGAACCTGACCACCAGCGAAATCTGGATCTACCCCGGACAAAAATTCGACCAGCCCCTCAAAACCACCCTCTCGACCCTGATCACCGCCGGCCGCCAGTCCTATCGTATTCAGGATTTGGCTACTACCCTGCCTCGTTCCGAATAACCCTGCCACTCATTTACGCCCCTTCGCGGCCATATCCCCATGAGCAAACTCTCCGGCCTTCGCACCCGCCTCCGGCGCGCGTTCCAGCGCGGCGCCATGGACCAACAAATGCTCGATGAAATGAAACACCACCTCGACGAAGAAACCGCCCGCCGCATCGCCGCCGGTGAAGACCCCTCCACCGCCCGCCGCCGCGCCGCCGCCGACTTCGGCTCCGTCGACGCCCGCACCGAAGAGGTCCGCGAGCGGCGTTGGGGAACGTGGGTCGAGTTGTGGTGGCATGACTTCGTTCAAGCCGTCCGTTCACTGCGTCGTGACCACCGGTTTTCTGTTGTGGTTATCGTCACCTTGGCACTGGGAATCGGCGCGTCGACCTCCGTCTACAGCGTGGTCGACCGCGTGCTGCTTAATCCCGTGCCAGGACCGCATGCCGACAGTATCATGCAGGTCGGCGAGTGGTCATACTATTCCGAAAATCCCGCCCCACAGCCTTCAGGTATCACGCCTCCGATATTGCAGGCATTGCTAGACAATTCGGATGCCTTTCCCGCCTTCACTTGGTGTGATCGTTCGACTCAGATGTCAGACCGTGAAGACGGCTTCGTAACCACGGTTTTCGGGTCACGCGTGCCCCCGGGGTTCTTCCGTTTCTTCGGCGTCCAACCCGTTCTTGGTCGCACTTTCACCGACGACGAGGCCCTCAACTACGACGCCCGTGAACCACCGCGCGACAGCGCTATCGTGCTCAGTCACGCATGGTGGAAATCGCGCTTTCAGGGCGATCCGACGATCATCGGTCAAACGGTTCGGATCGGCGATCGGCTGCTGACCGTCACCGGAGTCATGCCGAACTATTTTCAATTTCCATCTCGCTCCACCCAATATTGGCTTCCCGCCCAACCTGTTCGGCCTCGCCCCAATCATATGCGAGCTGCCAACACCATCGCGCTACTCAAGTTGCCGCCTGACGGTAGGCTCGCCCGCCTCGAGGTGTTACTCGACACGATCGCCGCCCAACTGCAACAGGACGAGACGCTGGCTTCGACCTACCGGAGCGTTTGGCAGAAGAACACCGATGGCTTGCAACTTTGGGTGCGACCGTTGCATGAAGCGCTGCAAGGACGCGTCTACAGCAGGGAATTCCCCCGTCTGCGCGAAACATTGAACGGCCTGTCGCTGGCAATCGCACTGGTGCTGTTGATCGTCTGCGCCAACACCGCCCATCTCACTCTCGCTCGCACGGAGCGCCGCCGCCGCGAACTGGCGGTGCGTGCCGCGCTCGGAGCTCGCCGAGGCCGCCTTATCCGCCAATTACTGCTGGAGAGCACTGTGCTCGCAGTGGTCAGCGGCGTCGCCGCGCTGGTCCTCACCCACTGGGGCCTTCACCTCTTGGCCAGTCTCAATCAACTCCCCCAGTTGCGTCCCATCGAGCTGGATGGACGCGCCTTGGCCATCGCGTTTGCCGTGACGGCTTTGACGGTCCTGTGTTTCGGTTTGTGGCCCGCTTGGCGCGGCAGTCACACACCGATCAACGCACACCTCAAGAACAGCGGCAACACCGCTACCTTGAGCATCGGTGCCCGCCGTCAGGGACGTTTGCTGGCCAGCCTGGAAGTCGCGCTCGCTTTAATCCTGCTGAGTGGAGCAGGTCTGATGATTCGCAGTGTAATCGAGCAACTGCGAGCGCCTCCAGGTTTCGCTTCCGATCACCTATTGTCGGCCGTCGTTTCCTTTTTGCCTACAGGCGGGTTTTCGCCAGACGCCGATACCCGCACCCACATCCGGGTGAGCACCGCCATGGATCGCCTTGCCGCGCTTCCCGGAGTCGAAGCAGTGGGCAGCTACAAACTCACCGGGTTGCAACTCCCCGCCGAAAACGAGACCGGCGACGTGCTCGGATTTACGGGCCGCAGCTACATCAGCTTGAATCAACGTGATTTTTTCCAAGTCGCGCAGGCTCCATTGCTCGGAGGGCGTTTCCTCACCTCGGCGGATCAGGGTGATGAAAACTCCGCCGTGGTGATCAACGAAACCATGGCCCGTGACTTTTGGCCCAACCAAGATGCCATGGGTCGAACCTTCCGCTACACCAACGGCGGCGCGCGCACCTTTCAGGTTGTCGGGGTGGTCGGAGACGCCCGACTGCTCGGAGTCGATGAGCCGGTCACCCCCCAATTCTTTCGCCCGCTGAATGAGGCGCCCTCGTGGGGTATGCCCAACCGATTCCTGCTCCGCACATCGCAAGACCCCGCGTTGTTGGCGACCGCCGTTCGCGCCGCGCTGCGTGAGGTCGACGCCGACATGCAGTTGCCGCACATTGAGACCATGACCTCTGCCCTCTATGACTCCACTCAGGCCCGACGCACATACCGCAACTACCTCTGTGTTTTCGCCGTTGCGGCGGTCGTGTTGGCGGCGCTCGGCATTCATAGCGTGCTCGCCTATTCCGTCGCGCGACGCACCCGCGAGATCGGTATCCGCATCGCGTTGGGCGCTGATCAGCGGCAGGTGGTCGCCATGATTGTCGGCGAAGGCGGACGTGTCGTAATGGCTGGCATTGCTCTCGGGCTTGTCGGGGCGCTTGCACTCGGCCACCTCATTCGCGCTCAACTCTACGGCGTAGCACCGTCGGACGCGTGGGTTCTCGC is from Synoicihabitans lomoniglobus and encodes:
- a CDS encoding DoxX family protein, which codes for MKKYLGLNLIPLNADLGLLLYRVAFSFVMIRYHGWGKLTGWQDDSAGLPNWFSLAGAKAEFHTFPNYLGISSELSYVIVAWSETFGCILIALGLVTRLQSLVLFSVMMVAWIFHHHMGFRAPHGGETAFLFAFAYLTLFLAGPGKYSLDRKLGIGRS
- a CDS encoding calcium/sodium antiporter produces the protein MPPIVLLIIGLAILTLGAELLVRGASALALKLGLTPLVIGLTVVAFGTSAPELVVSLQAAQRGAAAIAVGNVIGSNLCNLALIMGLCALVKPLTASHAVIRREVPLLIGATLLGGAFLWNDHLGVGEAALLFIGLLFYTGLTLRSAKQDPDQSLGADVPKPISLPLAVVGALGGLGLLLYGSDLFVDGAVTLAREWGWSETVIGLTIVAIGTSLPELAISVVAVSKGEHDVAVGNLVGSSLFNILGILGAAGLASGGTAAALQHVDLLVLVVITVAILPLVRTGGRVDRWEGAALVVAYLGYTIWLVRGAG
- a CDS encoding potassium channel family protein; its protein translation is MQVLPPQEDPEDLGPFQFGVLVLSLVLLAGLGAELAFQVPEEIQRLVFYIDTTICGLLFIDFAIRFAKADSKWRFMKWGWFDLLAAVPAIEAFRILRVVRVVRLLIAIRSVRRLYKILWESKTSAGLTGILVFTFLVISFGSTGILIAELDEPEANIQTANDALWWSITTTTTVGYGDKYPVTTSGRIIATFVMIAGIGLFGTLSGVAASIFLGDDKDEPASREAQRLMLEQLKAMQGEIRELREQQPAPASTHKPPAQT
- a CDS encoding transposase encodes the protein MPTGPQRQTARLLLGRVSAPGAVYFVTMCTSKRAQVLTLAHNLSSVRSTLADTFSHDNSLHAACVMPDHVHLLFTLGKRLTVGQVMGKFKASVRRRSDKLWTWQRNGFEHRLRETESEADYAFYIFMNPYRAHLVPITTAWSGWLCEDPLRYRFLAGLKPDGTPPPEWLNYDKSIAAKIDRSS
- a CDS encoding PadR family transcriptional regulator is translated as MAKTDLLQGTLDMLILKSLQLEPMHGFGISVRIRQISSEVLRVEQGSLYPALYRLEEQGWITSDWGISENNRKAKFYEITKLGRKQLERETANWARLSLAINTVLGAKLEDLG
- a CDS encoding ABC transporter permease, producing the protein MSRGTGFGQRIKRALFRRRFERDMAAEMQAHIELETARRIAAGEAPVTAQRRAAADFGSVDAHQEHVRDGRFAAWFDETFRQTRHAWRGLRKSPVFTLIAVGTIAIAIGAGTAVFSLVNAILLRPLPVPAPSELRVLHWSGTDVRMRSINRTFSRTVGDVTELESVNHPTFAALREGASGVAEVLGYFPLRELTAQSDHNAFASTGMMVSDNFFTGLEVQSLLGRTLLPGDEATGAPLAVISHGVWQTQFDGDPNVLGKVLRMHGVPHEIVGVLPPEFEGIRPGQSTGVYIPLIEGSPFLYVGFGDDWHWFIRLLARVRPGVSDAELTSRLGPVFASFTDGYMTDPRIVAHDGTSGLGFDRETYRTPLQLMLGITALVMVVACANLAGLSLARGAARQHELAVRHALGAGRRRLMGQAFCESAVLAGTGGAGGVLLAWWMQGALSKLLAGTGEGLHYALPLDGRVLAFALASAGLTALLAGILPAWRAGGTDPLHSLRSRGAIGEPRLRLGRALIVAQICLSLVVLAGAGLGLRSLLNLQRIDPGFATDGTLLFRLNPASAGYDDSARMAYYDRVQVALDALPGVQHAGLMQFRPLTDEVSVGGVELTSLADPPIAGGYTYRQMVNARYFDVMDIPVVAGRAIAASDTADAPKVVVVNETFVRRYLAGRDPLGHTLAMWDAEWRIVGVCADTVFDDVKAEPPPASYYPAAQRFYGRFAATAVASASFAVRSHSSADALAPLIRRTVAAIDPAVPVMDVTTQAALLAQNLGRERMIAVLGSALAALALVLCGIGLYGLIAYDVTRRRGEIAIRMAIGAQRADVARPIVGQALLLAGIGVVIGLPVMFGATRLIQSQLHGIAPHDPVTLVTVVVALVGVSTLAALAPAWKATRIDPITALRNE